One Acidaminococcales bacterium genomic window carries:
- a CDS encoding aspartate carbamoyltransferase catalytic subunit gives MTKAAVSLSGRSILDMASLSVPEYELIMDTALEMKKIIHRDIKKVPSLRGKSIVTLFYEASTRTRTSFELAGKYLGADVVNVAVAASSVTKGESLRDTLYTFEAMQFDAIVMRHPVEGAAEYAAKAVDAVVLNAGDGAHAHPTQALLDMFTIRERKKEFNGLKMAIIGDITHSRVARSNIAGLGKLGVKIHVAGPRPLLPAEVEKLGVTAHDRIEDAIRDADIINVLRIQLERQKVGFFPTTREYARIFGLNAERLKLARPDALIMHPGPVNRGLEISPEVAYGDKSLIREQVENGVAIRMALLFLTLTGGRQIEAVN, from the coding sequence ATGACCAAAGCGGCGGTATCGTTAAGCGGGCGAAGCATATTGGATATGGCGTCCCTGTCTGTGCCCGAGTATGAATTGATCATGGACACGGCTCTGGAAATGAAAAAAATCATTCACCGCGATATCAAGAAAGTGCCATCCTTGCGAGGCAAATCCATAGTTACGCTTTTTTATGAAGCAAGCACCCGCACCAGGACTTCTTTTGAACTGGCCGGCAAATATTTGGGCGCCGACGTGGTTAACGTAGCGGTGGCGGCATCCAGCGTAACCAAAGGCGAGAGCCTGCGCGATACCCTCTATACCTTTGAAGCCATGCAGTTTGATGCCATCGTTATGCGGCATCCGGTGGAAGGGGCGGCCGAATACGCGGCCAAAGCCGTGGACGCCGTTGTCTTGAACGCCGGCGACGGGGCGCACGCGCACCCAACGCAGGCGCTGCTTGACATGTTTACGATAAGGGAGCGCAAGAAAGAATTCAACGGCCTCAAAATGGCCATAATCGGCGATATAACGCACAGCCGGGTAGCAAGGTCCAATATCGCCGGGCTTGGCAAACTGGGAGTAAAGATACATGTGGCGGGGCCGCGGCCGCTATTGCCGGCCGAGGTGGAAAAACTTGGGGTTACGGCGCACGACCGTATAGAAGACGCCATCAGGGACGCCGATATAATAAACGTGCTGCGAATACAATTGGAAAGGCAGAAGGTTGGGTTTTTCCCTACCACCCGCGAATACGCGCGCATATTCGGATTGAACGCCGAACGCCTGAAACTGGCGCGCCCGGACGCGCTTATCATGCATCCGGGGCCGGTAAACCGCGGGCTGGAAATTTCCCCCGAGGTAGCTTACGGCGATAAATCGCTTATACGCGAGCAGGTGGAAAACGGCGTGGCGATACGCATGGCGCTGTTGTTCCTTACGCTGACGGGAGGCAGGCAAATTGAAGCTGTTAATTAA
- the carA gene encoding glutamine-hydrolyzing carbamoyl-phosphate synthase small subunit, with protein sequence MTEKGGKLVLKDGSVYKGRFFGGAPGVGEVVFNTAMTGYQETLTDPSYCGQIVVMTYPLIGNYGVNDLYKQAPKSYFRGYIVSELCERPSNWRSRGSIKDFLREEKIPCLYGVDTRALTRRIRTEGTLWGAIAPEDTDEAEISRLLALPEEKFLVREVTIKQPEKVGRGGKRVAFLDFGAKRAMIDDLCAYGYDMTLYPAYTEAEKILADKPDGIFLSNGPGDPKSLPEIIGNIKALVESGKPIFGICLGYQLICLALGGDTYKMKFGHRGVNHPVKDLQLNKIVITSQNHGYAVNEGSLCGTGLKVTHRNVNDGTLEGVAHEHKPIFAVQYHPEASPGPDGHEYLFERFDNLIGGR encoded by the coding sequence TTGACTGAAAAGGGCGGCAAACTTGTCCTGAAAGACGGCAGCGTTTATAAAGGGCGATTTTTCGGCGGCGCCCCGGGGGTGGGCGAAGTGGTGTTCAATACCGCTATGACAGGTTATCAGGAAACGCTTACGGATCCTTCCTACTGCGGGCAGATAGTGGTTATGACTTATCCCTTGATCGGCAACTATGGCGTGAATGATCTTTACAAACAAGCGCCCAAATCTTATTTTCGCGGATATATCGTAAGCGAGCTTTGCGAGCGGCCGAGCAATTGGCGTTCGCGGGGATCGATAAAGGATTTCCTGCGGGAAGAAAAAATACCCTGCCTTTATGGGGTGGATACGCGGGCGCTCACGCGGCGCATACGCACCGAAGGGACGTTGTGGGGCGCGATTGCCCCCGAGGATACGGATGAAGCTGAGATTAGCCGGCTGCTCGCCCTGCCGGAGGAGAAGTTTTTGGTCAGGGAGGTAACTATCAAGCAGCCGGAAAAAGTAGGCCGGGGCGGCAAGCGGGTGGCCTTTTTGGACTTTGGCGCCAAACGCGCCATGATTGACGATCTTTGCGCGTACGGCTACGATATGACCCTTTACCCGGCCTATACCGAAGCGGAAAAGATACTGGCGGACAAGCCGGACGGCATATTTTTGTCCAACGGGCCGGGCGACCCTAAATCCTTGCCGGAAATAATCGGCAATATAAAGGCGCTTGTGGAAAGCGGCAAGCCGATATTCGGCATTTGTCTCGGCTACCAGCTGATTTGCCTTGCCTTGGGCGGCGATACTTACAAAATGAAATTTGGGCACCGGGGAGTAAACCATCCGGTGAAAGACCTGCAATTGAACAAAATCGTCATAACTTCCCAAAATCACGGCTACGCGGTGAACGAGGGTTCGCTGTGCGGCACGGGGCTGAAAGTTACCCACCGCAACGTCAATGACGGGACGTTGGAAGGAGTCGCCCACGAGCACAAGCCCATCTTCGCCGTGCAGTATCATCCCGAGGCGTCTCCCGGCCCCGATGGGCACGAATATTTGTTCGAGCGCTTCGACAACCTGATCGGGGGACGGTAA
- a CDS encoding dihydroorotase yields MKLLIKNGRIVDPSRKIDAVLDVLLADGRVKSIANAIEDEDAEIYDATGLVVAPGVVDVHVHLREPGQEAKEDIISGTRAAAAGGVTTVACMANTLPAIDSSILVSGLKERIKREALVNVEVVGAVTKGLSGKELAEMGDMALAGAMAFSDDGRHVANSRIFRSALEYAAIFDKIVIVHAEDEAFTANGFMHEGARSTKLGVPGIPAVAEDIAVARDIMLAEFTGARLHIAHVSSKGAVEIIRSAKRRGVRVTGEAAVHHLTLTDELVEGYNTAAKVAPPLRTKEHVDAVRRGLKDGTLDAIVTDHAPHAYEEKDVEFRYAPNGFAGLETSVAVILTDLYHAGLFTLNEIIDRMSVAPARIFSLGAGSLSPGARADLTIIDLDREWTVDSGKFYTRGRVTPFDGKKCRGKAVAAIVSGKFVMKDGVVID; encoded by the coding sequence TTGAAGCTGTTAATTAAAAACGGACGCATAGTGGACCCTTCGCGGAAAATTGACGCGGTTTTGGATGTATTGCTGGCGGACGGGCGGGTTAAAAGCATAGCAAACGCGATAGAGGACGAGGACGCGGAAATTTACGACGCTACCGGCCTTGTCGTTGCGCCCGGGGTGGTGGACGTGCATGTGCATCTGCGCGAACCGGGGCAGGAAGCGAAAGAAGACATTATATCAGGCACGCGGGCGGCGGCGGCGGGCGGCGTTACGACGGTGGCCTGCATGGCCAACACTCTGCCGGCGATTGACTCTTCCATACTAGTGTCAGGGCTCAAAGAGCGTATAAAACGCGAGGCGTTGGTTAACGTGGAAGTAGTGGGCGCCGTAACTAAGGGCCTTTCCGGCAAGGAACTGGCGGAAATGGGCGACATGGCTTTGGCCGGCGCTATGGCTTTTTCCGACGATGGCCGCCACGTGGCAAATTCGCGCATATTTCGTTCCGCGCTTGAATACGCGGCTATTTTCGACAAAATAGTCATAGTTCACGCCGAGGACGAGGCTTTTACCGCCAATGGGTTCATGCACGAAGGCGCGCGGTCAACCAAGCTTGGCGTGCCAGGGATACCGGCGGTGGCGGAAGACATAGCCGTGGCGCGCGACATCATGCTGGCGGAGTTTACGGGCGCCCGGCTGCATATAGCGCATGTATCGAGCAAAGGGGCGGTAGAAATCATACGCAGCGCGAAGCGCCGCGGCGTGCGCGTAACCGGCGAGGCGGCGGTGCACCATTTGACCTTGACCGATGAGCTGGTCGAAGGATACAACACCGCCGCGAAGGTAGCGCCGCCGCTAAGGACAAAAGAACACGTGGATGCGGTCAGGCGGGGGCTTAAAGACGGAACGCTGGACGCGATCGTTACCGACCACGCGCCGCACGCCTATGAAGAAAAAGACGTGGAGTTTCGTTACGCGCCTAACGGGTTTGCCGGACTGGAGACTTCCGTGGCGGTGATTTTGACCGACCTTTATCATGCGGGGCTTTTTACGCTCAACGAAATAATCGACCGGATGAGCGTCGCGCCGGCGCGGATATTTTCGCTCGGCGCCGGCAGCCTTAGCCCGGGGGCGAGGGCTGACCTTACAATAATTGACCTTGACCGGGAATGGACGGTGGACAGCGGCAAATTTTATACCCGCGGGCGGGTCACGCCATTTGACGGGAAAAAATGCCGGGGCAAAGCGGTTGCCGCCATAGTCTCAGGAAAGTTCGTAATGAAAGACGGTGTGGTAATTGACTGA
- the carB gene encoding carbamoyl-phosphate synthase large subunit — protein sequence MPKKQHIKKVLVIGSGPIVIGQAAEFDYAGTQACRALKEEGLEVVLVNSNPATIMTDANIADRVYIEPLTVEFLEAIIKKEQPDGLLATLGGQTGLNLAVELGRRGALAEYGIELLGTSVESIKKAEDRELFKETMEKIGEPVPESTIVETVYAARQFAREVGFPLIVRPAYTLGGTGGGIAANEDELSEITNVGLKYSLIGQALIERSVAGWKELEYEVIRDAADNCVTICSMENLDPVGVHTGDSVVVAPAQTLSDRELMMLRGASVRIIRALGVEGGCNVQYALDPCSEKYYVIEVNPRVSRSSALASKATGYPIAKVASKIAVGYLLEEIENAVTQKTKACFEPSIDYAVIKFPRWPFDKFANADRELGTQMKATGEVMAIDRSLEGAILKAVRSLEIGADHLWLPEIAALSDAELFGRIKNTTDERFFVIAEAMRRGKPLGEIHEITAIDRFFLQKILNIVTMEKLLAEKGLDEGMLLAAKKCGFSDPAIARLCGKAASDVRAARKQCAILPAYKMVDTCAAEFEAVTPYYYSVYGAEDEVERTAKPKVVVLGSGPIRIGQGIEFDYCSVHSVWALKELGYETVIINNNPETVSTDFDTADRLYFEPLTLEDVLGVIDKERPEGVIVQFGGQTAINLAGPLAACGVRIIGSTVESIDMAEDREKFDALLTKLNIPRPRGFTVFDIEGALKAAAAVSYPVMVRPSYVLGGRAMEIVYNEGELRQYMTGAVKASQEHPVLVDHYLSGTEVEVDAICDGKDTLIPGIMEHIERAGVHSGDSIAVYPPRSLSERVIRSVIDFTNRIARGLEVKGMLNIQYIVKNDEVFVIEVNPRSSRTVPFLSKVTGIPMVNVATKAALGQKIKQIGYKPGLRLFPDYYAIKAPVFSFAKMHNVDITLGPEMKSTGEVMGVDNKFSRALYKACVASGINVPDEGAILFTIADKDKDEALAIAKGFYDLGYMIAATKGTAEFFIKNGIDAQLAAKVSEGSPNLLDEIKKGKINMVINTISKGSAYERDGFNIRRATVEHAIPCLTSVDTAKAILGVMSAMRRRRLVSVVALQDLLWAGDDFE from the coding sequence ATGCCGAAAAAACAACATATCAAAAAAGTGCTTGTCATTGGCTCCGGCCCTATCGTCATCGGGCAGGCGGCGGAATTTGACTACGCGGGCACACAGGCCTGCCGCGCCCTGAAGGAGGAAGGGCTGGAGGTCGTTTTGGTCAACAGCAATCCGGCGACGATCATGACGGACGCGAATATCGCCGATCGGGTATATATAGAGCCGCTGACTGTGGAGTTTTTAGAAGCCATAATCAAAAAAGAACAGCCGGACGGACTTTTGGCTACCCTTGGCGGGCAGACCGGGCTGAATTTGGCGGTGGAACTTGGCCGGCGCGGCGCGCTGGCCGAATACGGCATCGAACTTTTGGGCACGTCGGTCGAGAGCATCAAAAAGGCGGAAGACCGCGAACTTTTCAAGGAAACCATGGAAAAGATCGGCGAGCCCGTGCCGGAAAGCACTATCGTCGAAACGGTTTACGCCGCCCGGCAATTCGCCCGCGAAGTGGGCTTTCCCCTCATCGTGCGCCCCGCTTATACGCTGGGCGGCACTGGCGGCGGGATAGCCGCCAACGAAGATGAATTGAGCGAAATTACCAACGTAGGTTTAAAATACAGCCTGATCGGCCAGGCGCTTATCGAACGCAGCGTCGCCGGCTGGAAGGAATTGGAGTATGAAGTCATAAGGGACGCCGCCGACAATTGCGTAACCATTTGCAGCATGGAGAACCTTGATCCGGTCGGCGTGCATACCGGCGACAGCGTGGTGGTCGCGCCCGCGCAGACCCTGTCGGACCGCGAGCTGATGATGCTCAGGGGCGCCTCCGTCAGGATTATCCGCGCGCTTGGCGTCGAAGGCGGCTGCAACGTGCAGTACGCGCTGGACCCTTGCTCGGAAAAATATTACGTTATCGAGGTCAATCCCCGCGTCAGCCGTTCCAGTGCCTTGGCGTCCAAAGCCACGGGCTATCCGATCGCCAAAGTCGCCAGTAAGATTGCCGTAGGGTACCTTCTCGAAGAAATTGAGAACGCCGTAACCCAAAAAACCAAAGCCTGTTTTGAGCCTTCCATAGACTATGCCGTCATAAAATTCCCGCGCTGGCCTTTTGACAAATTCGCCAACGCCGACCGGGAGTTGGGTACCCAGATGAAGGCGACCGGCGAGGTTATGGCGATCGACCGTTCTTTGGAAGGGGCTATTTTAAAGGCGGTAAGATCTTTGGAAATAGGCGCCGATCATCTTTGGCTGCCGGAAATAGCCGCGCTTTCCGATGCGGAATTGTTTGGCCGGATAAAAAATACTACCGACGAGCGGTTTTTTGTCATAGCCGAGGCCATGCGGCGGGGGAAGCCCTTAGGGGAAATACATGAAATAACGGCCATCGACCGCTTTTTCCTGCAAAAAATCTTAAATATCGTAACTATGGAAAAACTGCTTGCGGAAAAGGGCCTTGATGAAGGGATGCTGCTTGCGGCCAAAAAATGCGGCTTTTCCGACCCGGCCATCGCCCGCCTTTGCGGGAAGGCGGCGTCCGACGTGCGCGCGGCGAGAAAACAATGCGCCATATTGCCGGCGTATAAAATGGTCGATACCTGCGCCGCCGAGTTTGAGGCGGTAACGCCGTATTATTATTCGGTCTACGGCGCGGAAGACGAAGTGGAAAGGACGGCAAAACCCAAAGTCGTAGTATTGGGTTCCGGGCCGATTCGCATCGGGCAGGGCATAGAATTTGACTACTGTTCGGTACATTCTGTCTGGGCACTCAAGGAACTTGGCTATGAAACGGTGATTATAAACAACAACCCGGAAACGGTGAGCACGGATTTCGACACTGCGGATCGCCTCTATTTTGAGCCGCTGACGCTGGAGGACGTGCTTGGTGTCATAGACAAAGAGCGCCCGGAAGGGGTGATCGTCCAGTTCGGCGGGCAAACGGCGATTAATCTGGCCGGACCGCTTGCCGCCTGCGGCGTCCGGATCATCGGCTCCACGGTCGAAAGCATTGACATGGCCGAAGATCGTGAAAAGTTCGATGCACTGCTGACCAAACTCAACATCCCGCGACCCCGCGGCTTTACGGTTTTCGACATAGAGGGCGCCCTGAAAGCGGCCGCGGCGGTCAGCTATCCCGTGATGGTGCGCCCGTCTTACGTCTTGGGCGGGCGCGCCATGGAAATAGTCTATAACGAGGGCGAACTGCGCCAATATATGACCGGCGCCGTTAAAGCCTCACAAGAGCACCCTGTTTTGGTGGACCATTACCTTTCCGGCACGGAAGTGGAAGTCGACGCGATTTGCGACGGCAAAGACACGCTTATTCCCGGGATAATGGAACATATTGAGCGGGCGGGCGTCCATTCCGGCGACAGCATAGCCGTATATCCGCCGCGCAGCCTGTCGGAGCGGGTTATTCGCAGCGTCATTGATTTTACCAACCGCATAGCGCGCGGCCTGGAAGTCAAAGGTATGCTGAACATTCAATACATCGTGAAAAACGACGAGGTATTTGTCATAGAAGTCAACCCGCGTTCCAGCCGCACCGTGCCTTTTTTGAGCAAAGTAACCGGCATTCCCATGGTAAACGTCGCCACCAAAGCCGCGCTCGGGCAAAAAATAAAGCAAATCGGGTACAAGCCCGGCCTGCGCCTGTTCCCCGATTACTACGCGATAAAAGCGCCGGTATTTTCCTTTGCGAAAATGCACAACGTCGATATAACGTTGGGGCCGGAAATGAAATCCACCGGCGAGGTCATGGGTGTTGACAACAAATTCTCGCGCGCCCTTTACAAAGCCTGCGTTGCTTCCGGCATCAATGTCCCGGACGAGGGGGCGATACTTTTTACCATCGCCGATAAAGATAAAGACGAAGCGTTAGCCATCGCCAAAGGCTTTTATGACCTTGGTTATATGATCGCGGCGACGAAGGGCACGGCGGAATTTTTTATAAAAAACGGCATTGACGCGCAACTGGCCGCAAAAGTCAGCGAGGGTTCGCCTAACCTTCTGGATGAGATCAAAAAAGGCAAAATAAACATGGTGATAAATACCATAAGCAAAGGCTCGGCCTATGAACGGGACGGTTTCAATATAAGGCGCGCCACGGTGGAACACGCCATACCGTGCCTT